The Juglans regia cultivar Chandler chromosome 2, Walnut 2.0, whole genome shotgun sequence genome includes a window with the following:
- the LOC109003842 gene encoding histone deacetylase 6-like, whose amino-acid sequence MGDSIEGVSLPAAAGPDARRRRVTYFYEPSIGDYYYGQGHPMKPHRIRMAHNLIVHYSLHRRMEINRPFPAGPADIRRFHSEDYVDFLASVTPDTLSENAFSRHTKRFNVGEDCPVFDGLFGFCQASAGGSIGAAVKLNRGDADIALNWAGGLHHAKKSEASGFCYVNDIVLGILELLKVHRRVLYVDIDVHHGDGVEEAFYATDRVMTVSFHKFGDFFPGTGHIKDTGWGPGKNYALNVPLNDGMDDESFRGLFRPIIQKVMEVYQPDAVVLQCGADSLSGDRLGCFNLSVKGHADCLRFLRSFNVPLMVLGGGGYTIRNVARCWCYETAVAVGVEPDNKLPYNEYYEYFGPDYTLHIEPCNMENLNTPKDMEKIRNMLLEQLSRIPHVPSVPFQTTPPTTQVPEEVEEDMDRRPKCRIWNGEDYDSDPDEDEKPRHTEPNSEMRDVVDEMDEDKREGHPPS is encoded by the exons ATGGGGGATAGCATAGAGGGCGTGTCGCTCCCAGCCGCGGCGGGGCCAGACGCTAGGAGGCGGCGAGTAACCTACTTCTACGAGCCCAGCATCGGTGACTACTACTACGGTCAGGGCCACCCCATGAAGCCCCACCGCATCCGCATGGCTCACAATCTCATCGTCCACTACTCCCTCCATCGTCGTATGGAGATCAACCGTCCCTTCCCCGCCGGTCCCGCTGACATTCGCCGCTTCCACTCCGAAGATTATGTCGACTTCCTTGCCTCCGTCACTCCTGATACCCTCTCCGAGAACGCCTTCTCCCGCCACACCAAACGCTTCAATGTCGGCGAGGACTGCCCTGTCTTCGACGGCCTCTTTGGATTCTGTCAAGCCTCCGCCGGTGGATCCATCGGCGCCGCCGTCAAGCTCAACCGCGGCGACGCCGATATCGCCCTTAATTGGGCCGGTGGTCTCCACCACGCCAAGAAGTCCGAAGCCTCCGGTTTCTGCTACGTCAATGATATCGTGCTCGGTATTCTTGAGCTTCTCAAAGTTCACAGG CGTGTTCTTTATGTTGATATCGATGTCCACCATGGAGATGGGGTTGAGGAGGCATTTTATGCCACAGACAGAGTCATGACTGTGTCGTTCCATAAATTTGGGGATTTCTTTCCGGGTACCGGGCACATTAAAGATACAGGATGGGGGCCTGGGAAGAACTATGCCCTGAATGTCCCATTAAACGATGGAATGGATGATGAGAGTTTTCGTGGTCTGTTTAGGCCCATCATTCAGAAAGTAATGGAGGTTTACCAGCCGGATGCAGTTGTTCTTCAATGTGGAGCGGATTCACTGTCTGGTGACAGGTTGGGGTGCTTCAACTTGTCTGTGAAGGGCCATGCAGATTGTCTTCGTTTTCTTAGATCTTTTAATGTGCCTCTGATGGTCCTGGGTGGGGGAGGGTATACAATCCGCAATGTTGCCCGTTGCTGGTGCTACGAG ACAGCAGTTGCAGTTGGAGTGGAGCCTGATAATAAATTGCCTTACAACGAATATTATGAGTATTTTGGTCCAGATTATACTCTTCACATAGAACCATGCAACATGGAGAATCTAAATACTCCCAAAGATATGGAGAAAATTAG GAATATGCTGCTAGAGCAACTTTCCAGAATACCACATGTACCTAGTGTACCTTTCCAGACAACACCACCCACCACACAAGTTCCAGAAGAG GTGGAGGAAGACATGGATCGGAGACCAAAATGTCGCATATGGAATGGTGAGGACTATGACTCTGATCCTGATGAAGACGAGAAGCCTCGGCATACTGAACCAAATTCTGAGATGAG